Proteins from a genomic interval of Chroococcidiopsis thermalis PCC 7203:
- a CDS encoding pentapeptide repeat-containing protein, translating into MKLAMLSTTVAIAALSIATPVRAENPAHVRQLLATGECPSCDLSGADLSGAHLIGADLRNANLSGANLTNANLEGADLEGANLQKANLQKVLASDTSLIDANLKGANFQQAQLASTIFDGAVVTGANFQGAKLYTANFSDR; encoded by the coding sequence ATGAAACTAGCAATGCTCTCTACTACGGTTGCGATCGCTGCTCTTTCGATTGCGACTCCTGTACGGGCAGAAAACCCAGCTCATGTCAGACAATTACTGGCAACCGGAGAATGCCCGAGTTGCGATCTTTCTGGGGCAGATTTGAGTGGCGCTCATTTAATTGGTGCGGATTTGCGAAATGCAAATTTATCAGGTGCTAACCTGACAAATGCCAATTTAGAAGGTGCAGATTTAGAGGGTGCTAACTTACAAAAAGCCAATTTGCAGAAAGTTTTGGCTAGCGATACAAGTTTAATTGATGCAAATTTAAAAGGTGCTAATTTTCAACAAGCACAATTAGCAAGTACAATTTTTGACGGTGCTGTTGTAACTGGCGCGAATTTCCAAGGTGCGAAACTCTACACGGCAAATTTTAGCGATCGGTAG
- a CDS encoding Uma2 family endonuclease produces the protein MSLAKDLETPEIEPEDVIFPPGDLWSDEPPLESELHLRQLLLLIECLELWWKDRQDFYAFGNLTIYYSPRQLKSEQFRGPDFFVVLGTERKPRKSWVVWQEDGKYPNVIVEVLSDTTAKTDRGLKKQIYQDTFRTPEYFWFDPKTFEFKGFQLVGGQYQELQPNPQGWLWSQQLELYLGISEEKLRFFTPDGQLIPTPQEVAIAEQQQRELAQQQAQAAQQQAQAAQQQAQAAQQQAIELESMLARYRERFGELPD, from the coding sequence ATGTCCCTGGCAAAAGACCTAGAAACTCCAGAAATTGAACCAGAAGATGTTATCTTTCCTCCTGGGGACTTATGGAGTGACGAACCGCCTTTGGAAAGCGAACTGCATTTACGCCAACTGCTACTGCTAATTGAATGCTTGGAATTGTGGTGGAAAGACCGTCAAGATTTCTATGCTTTCGGCAATCTCACCATATACTACAGTCCTCGCCAACTTAAATCAGAACAATTTCGGGGTCCCGATTTCTTTGTCGTGCTGGGTACAGAACGCAAACCGCGCAAAAGCTGGGTTGTTTGGCAAGAGGATGGCAAGTATCCGAATGTCATTGTAGAAGTTCTCTCCGATACAACCGCCAAAACTGACAGGGGTTTAAAAAAACAAATTTACCAAGATACTTTTCGCACTCCAGAATATTTCTGGTTCGACCCAAAAACTTTTGAATTTAAGGGCTTTCAATTGGTTGGAGGTCAATACCAAGAACTACAGCCAAATCCTCAAGGTTGGTTGTGGAGTCAGCAGCTAGAGTTGTATTTAGGGATTTCTGAAGAAAAGTTACGGTTTTTTACTCCTGATGGTCAATTAATACCGACTCCGCAAGAAGTGGCGATCGCCGAACAGCAGCAAAGAGAACTAGCGCAACAGCAAGCACAAGCAGCGCAACAGCAAGCACAAGCAGCGCAACAGCAAGCACAAGCAGCGCAACAACAGGCAATAGAGTTAGAGTCTATGTTGGCACGCTACCGAGAACGCTTCGGTGAATTGCCAGATTGA
- a CDS encoding PAP/fibrillin family protein, translated as MLGKETLLEKIAGKNRGLLSTEVDKQAVLAAIAQLEDRNPTPRPVEASELLNGDWRLLYTTSKGLLNIDQFPLLKLGQIYQCVRVQTQSLYNIAEVYGLPFLEGVVSVVAKFTPVSERRIEVKFERSIIGLQRLFSYQSPASFIQEIEAGKKFPALDTKINSNRQQGWVDITYLDSDLRIGRGNEGSIFVLTKV; from the coding sequence ATGTTAGGAAAAGAAACACTTTTGGAAAAGATTGCTGGTAAGAATCGCGGGTTGTTATCAACAGAAGTAGATAAACAAGCTGTCCTTGCCGCGATCGCTCAGTTAGAAGACCGTAATCCTACACCTCGTCCGGTAGAAGCTAGCGAACTTTTGAATGGAGACTGGCGCTTGCTCTATACGACAAGTAAAGGATTGTTAAATATCGACCAATTCCCATTACTCAAACTCGGACAAATTTATCAATGCGTTCGCGTTCAAACTCAAAGTCTTTACAATATTGCCGAGGTTTACGGTTTACCTTTTCTTGAAGGGGTAGTTAGCGTTGTAGCTAAATTTACTCCTGTCTCCGAACGCCGGATTGAAGTTAAATTCGAGCGATCGATTATTGGGTTACAACGCTTATTTAGCTATCAATCTCCTGCTAGTTTTATTCAAGAGATAGAAGCAGGAAAAAAATTTCCGGCTTTGGATACCAAGATTAACAGTAACAGACAACAAGGCTGGGTAGATATTACCTACCTTGATAGCGATTTACGCATCGGACGGGGGAATGAGGGTAGTATCTTCGTATTAACTAAAGTTTAA
- a CDS encoding DUF3134 domain-containing protein codes for MHNSPLREEPREQPARVIPLKQESSLIDWLQSNGRLIPRDGVQEPDLLTEVEDGDSSLDLLEGDDVGDFYDDDDDLGDIDEADDA; via the coding sequence ATGCACAACTCTCCGCTTAGAGAAGAACCACGGGAACAGCCAGCTCGTGTCATTCCTTTAAAACAAGAATCGTCACTCATTGACTGGTTGCAATCTAACGGTCGGTTGATCCCCCGCGATGGCGTTCAGGAACCAGATCTGCTAACCGAAGTGGAAGACGGCGACTCTTCTCTCGACTTGCTTGAAGGTGATGATGTTGGCGATTTCTACGATGATGACGATGATTTAGGAGATATTGATGAAGCTGATGATGCGTAG
- the mraY gene encoding phospho-N-acetylmuramoyl-pentapeptide-transferase: protein MDAKSSSFWSFHLSGTRLLIVLSLALATASLTLDLTAQRLPWQGRSLTFPFLFCAAVTAAVGFWIVPILQQLKAGQVIREDGPQAHLKKAGTPTMGGIFFVPVAVIASIILSALVLGIQNLAPVLAIAGITVGYGFIGWLDDWQILRRQSNKGISPRLKLALQVGFGCLYCLWLWSRSGDLTTISLPFGFALPLGLLFWALAVFVLTAESNATNLTDGVDGLAGGTVAIALLGLGAIVAPNFPSLAIFCACLSGSCIGFLVHNRNPARVFMGDTGSLALGGALAGVALMSNTLWALFILSGIFFVESLSVIAQVSYYKATKGADGKGKRLFKMAPFHHHLELSGWSELQVVAVFYAINAFLALVSIWLA, encoded by the coding sequence GTGGACGCGAAATCATCTTCTTTCTGGTCTTTCCATCTCTCCGGTACGAGACTGCTTATCGTCCTAAGCCTTGCACTCGCTACCGCCTCGCTGACTCTCGATCTAACAGCGCAGCGCCTACCCTGGCAAGGGCGATCGCTAACTTTTCCTTTCTTATTCTGCGCTGCTGTCACTGCCGCAGTTGGTTTTTGGATAGTCCCGATCCTTCAGCAGTTAAAAGCCGGACAAGTCATTCGCGAAGACGGTCCCCAAGCACACTTAAAAAAAGCAGGTACGCCGACGATGGGTGGCATATTTTTTGTACCTGTAGCGGTCATCGCTAGCATCATCTTATCGGCGCTGGTGCTGGGAATCCAAAACCTCGCCCCTGTATTGGCGATCGCTGGAATTACGGTCGGTTACGGGTTTATTGGCTGGTTGGATGATTGGCAAATTTTGCGTCGCCAGTCTAATAAAGGTATTTCCCCACGTCTGAAACTGGCTCTGCAAGTTGGTTTCGGTTGCCTATATTGCCTGTGGCTGTGGAGTCGATCGGGGGATCTGACGACGATCTCGTTACCTTTTGGGTTTGCTCTACCCTTGGGTTTGCTATTCTGGGCGTTAGCAGTGTTTGTCTTGACTGCCGAAAGCAATGCCACTAATTTAACCGATGGTGTGGATGGCTTGGCAGGAGGAACGGTAGCGATCGCGCTTTTAGGATTGGGAGCGATCGTCGCGCCTAATTTCCCCAGTTTGGCAATTTTCTGTGCTTGTTTGAGCGGTAGCTGTATCGGCTTTTTAGTACATAACCGCAATCCCGCTCGCGTCTTTATGGGAGATACGGGTTCTTTAGCACTAGGAGGCGCGTTAGCAGGAGTCGCTCTCATGAGTAACACCCTCTGGGCGCTATTTATTCTCAGTGGGATCTTTTTTGTCGAATCTTTATCAGTGATCGCACAAGTTAGTTATTACAAAGCCACCAAAGGAGCCGATGGTAAAGGAAAGCGTCTGTTTAAAATGGCTCCCTTTCACCACCATTTAGAATTGTCTGGATGGTCGGAACTACAAGTGGTTGCCGTATTCTATGCAATTAATGCTTTTTTGGCTTTGGTATCTATTTGGCTGGCTTGA
- a CDS encoding MogA/MoaB family molybdenum cofactor biosynthesis protein, with translation MTHQPHPDIPGLTVSCAVITVSDTRSPETDKSGRRIEQLLVAARHTVGFYAIVKDEPEQIRSQIESFSQRVNLDVAIFNGGTGIAPRDTTYDAIASLLEKTLPGFGELFRYLSYQDIGSRAIASRAIAGVYQGKLIFSLPGSTNAVQLAMEKLILPELTHLVRQLRK, from the coding sequence GTGACACATCAGCCTCACCCTGACATACCAGGATTGACAGTCAGTTGTGCTGTTATCACCGTCAGCGATACCCGTTCCCCAGAAACAGATAAAAGCGGTCGCCGAATCGAGCAATTGCTCGTAGCAGCGCGTCATACTGTGGGATTTTATGCGATTGTTAAAGACGAACCAGAGCAAATTCGATCGCAGATAGAATCGTTCAGCCAGCGTGTAAATTTAGATGTGGCAATTTTTAATGGGGGTACGGGTATCGCCCCCAGAGATACAACCTACGACGCGATCGCCTCTTTACTAGAGAAAACTTTACCAGGATTTGGCGAATTATTTCGGTATCTGAGCTATCAAGACATTGGTTCCCGCGCCATAGCTTCGCGAGCGATCGCGGGTGTATATCAGGGTAAACTCATTTTTTCGCTTCCAGGTTCTACTAACGCCGTACAACTGGCAATGGAAAAGCTAATTTTGCCAGAGTTGACTCATTTAGTCAGACAGTTACGCAAGTAG
- the psb28 gene encoding photosystem II reaction center protein Psb28 translates to MAQIQFSKGVTEETVPDVRLTRSRDGSNGTATFYFQNPQILSEGSNEEVTGMYLIDEEGELVTREVKGKFINGKPEAIEAIYLMKSTEEWDRFMRFMERYANEHGLGFNKS, encoded by the coding sequence ATGGCTCAGATTCAGTTTTCTAAAGGTGTTACCGAAGAAACAGTCCCAGATGTACGCTTGACGCGATCGCGAGATGGGAGTAATGGTACGGCAACTTTTTATTTTCAAAACCCCCAAATTTTGAGCGAGGGTAGCAATGAAGAAGTGACGGGGATGTACTTGATTGATGAAGAAGGGGAACTTGTGACCCGCGAAGTCAAAGGAAAATTTATCAACGGTAAACCAGAAGCCATTGAAGCGATCTACCTGATGAAATCGACCGAAGAGTGGGATCGGTTTATGCGGTTTATGGAAAGATACGCCAACGAACACGGCTTGGGATTCAACAAATCGTAG